GGGACGTCTTCACCGCCGTCGAGAAGCAGGGCGGATACCTCGCAGCTCTCGAGTCCGGCGCGATCACCGACCAGGTACAGGCCGCCCTCGCCGCGCGTGAGAAGGCCGTCGCACACCGCAAGGCTCCGATCACCGGAGTCAGCGAGTTCCCGAATCTCGGTGAGCCGACGCTCGCTGAAGGATCTGCCCAGTCGGGTGACGTGCCGACGGCGTCGCCGCGTCTGGCGCGCGTCGCACGACACTTCGAGGCGCTCCGCGACCGCGCGGACGCCGAGTCGACCCGGCCGAGCGTGCTGCTGCTTCCGCTCGGCCCCGTCGCCGAGCACAACGGCCGGACCACGTTTGTCGCCAACCTGCTCGCCGCAGGCGGAATCGACGCCGTCAACCCTGGTCCACTGAACGCCGACACCGTCGGTGACGCCGTCGCCGCCCACCCGGCGTCGATCGCGGTGCTGTGCGGAACCAAGGCGCGCTACGCCGACGAGGGCCCCGCGTCGGCCGAAGCCGCCCGAGCCGCCGGAGTCGAGCGTGTCCTGCTCGCCGGACCTGAGCGCGAATGGCCCGCCGATTACGGCATAGACGGCTCACTACGGGTCGGCATCGACGCCGTTGCGGTCCTCACCGAACTGCTCGACTCCCTCACGACAGCCCGAGAAGGAGCGTGAACCCCATGAGCGACAACACGATTCCGAGTTTCGCCGACGTTGAACTGACGCCGGCAGTCGCCGAAGTCGGCTCCGGCGACGCGCTGACCGCTCCGTTGGCGTCTGCACACGGTTACACGGCTGAGCAGGTCACGTGGAGCACACCGGAGCAGATCGACGTCCAGCCGGTGTACACCCGCGCCGATCGCGACGCGATCGCACGCGACGGCGGCTACCCGCTCGACTCCATCCCCGGTGAGACGCCGTTCATCCGTGGTCCGTACCCGACGATGTACGTGAACCAGCCGTGGACGGTTCGTCAGTACGCAGGCTTCTCGACCGCCGCAGAGTCGAACGCGTTCTACCGCCGAAACCTGGCCGCGGGACAGAAGGGCCTCTCGGTCGCCTTCGATCTCGCGACCCACCGCGGCTACGACTCCGATCACCCGCGCGTTGCAGGCGACGTCGGCATGGCCGGTGTCGCAATCGACTCGATCCTGGACATGCGTCAGCTGTTCGACGGCATCGACCTGGGCAACGTCTCCGTCTCGATGACGATGAACGGCGCGGTGCTGCCGATCCTCGCGCTGTACGTCGTCGCAGCCGAAGAGCAGGGTGTGCCGCCGGAGAAGCTCGCCGGAACCATTCAGAACGACATTCTGAAGGAGTTCATGGTCCGCAACACCTACATCTATCCGCCGGCGCCGTCGATGCGGATCATCTCCGACATCTTCGCGTTCACCAGCGCGAAGATGCCGAAGTTCAACTCGATCTCAATCTCCGGCTACCACATCCAGGAGGCCGGAGCGACGGCCGATCTGGAGCTGGCGTACACCCTCGCCGACGGCGTCGACTACATCCGCGCCGGTCTGGCCGCGGGTCTGGACATCGACAAGTTCGCGCCGCGTCTCTCGTTCTTCTGGGGCATCGGCATGAACTTCTTCATGGAGGTCGCGAAGCTGCGCGCCGCGCGTCTGCTGTGGAGTGAGCTCGTCGCCGAGTTCAACCCCAAGAACGCGAAGTCGCTGTCGTTGCGCACGCACTCGCAGACCTCAGGCTGGTCGCTGACCGCGCAGGACGTCTACAACAACGTGGCCCGCACGTGCGTCGAGGCGATGGCGGCGACACAGGGTCACACCCAGTCGCTGCACACCAACGCGCTCGACGAGGCGATCGCCCTGCCGACCGACTTCTCGGCCCGCATCGCCCGCAACACCCAGCTGCTGCTGCAGCAGGAATCGGGAACCACCCGACCGATCGACCCGTGGGCCGGTTCGAACTACGTCGAGTGGCTCACCCACCAGCTCGCTGAGAAGGCTCGTGCGCACATCGCCGAGGTCGAGGCCGCTGGCGGTATGACCAAGGCCATCGAAGAGGGTCTGCCGAAGCTTCGCATCGAAGAGGCCGCAGCTCGCACCCAGGCCCGTATCGACTCCGGTCGCCAGCCGCTGATCGGCGTCAACAAGTACAAGGTGGCCGACGACGAGGAGATCGAGGTCCTCAAGGTCGAGAACTCGAAGGTCCGCGCAGAGCAGCTAGCGAAGCTCGAGAAGCTGCGTGCCGAGCGCGACCAGTCGGCCGTCGACGCCGCCCTGGCCGAGCTGACCCGCGCGGCTGGCGAGTCGGGCGGCGGCATGGAGAACAACCTGATGGCCCTGGCCATCGACGCGGCGCGCCACGGTGCGACCGGCGGTGAGATCTCCGATGCGATGGAGAAGGTCTACGGTCGTCACCAGGCCGAGATCAAGACGATCAGCGGCGTCTACCGGAACGAAGCAGGTGATGCGGTGTCGAACATCGACGATGCGTTGGCCGTGGTCGACGAGTTCGCCGAAGCCGAAGGCCGTCGTCCCCGGGTGCTCGTCGCGAAGATGGGCCAGGACGGTCATGACCGTGGCCAGAAGGTGATCGCCACGGCGTTCGCGGACCTGGGATTCGACGTCGACGTGGGCCCGCTCTTCGCGACGCCAGAAGAGGTGGCGGCGCAGGCCGCGGACAACGACGTCCATGTGGTGGGTGTGTCGTCCCTGGCCGCCGGTCACCTCACGCTGGTGCCCGCTCTCCGCGAGGCGCTCGCTCAGGTCGGTCGCGAGGACATCATGATCGTCGTCGGCGGCGTCATCCCGCCGGGTGATTTCGACGAACTGTACGAGGCGGGCGCCGCGGCGATCTTCCCGCCCGGAACGGTCATCGCCGATTCTGCGGTCGATCTGATCGGCAAGCTGGCCGACAACCTGGGCCTGGAACTCGCGTCCCGGTCGGCATGAGTTCAGCAGCTGCCGGCAGGCCAGTGGACGTCGAGGCTCTCGCCGACGGTGTCCTCGCGGGACGGCGTGCCGACCTCGCGCGGGCGATCACGCTGGTGGAGTCCACCCGCGCCGACCATCGTGAGGCCGCACAGCGTCTCCTTCTGCAGCTGACGCCGCACGCGGGGAAGTCGTTCCGCGTCGGCATCACCGGTGTCCCCGGAGTCGGGAAGTCGACGACGATCGAAGCGCTCGGCATGCATCTGATCTCACTCGGTCACAAGGTGGCGGTGCTCGCTGTCGATCCGTCGTCGACCCGCACACGTGGGTCGATCCTCGGTGACAAGACTCGGATGGGTCAGCTCTCGGCGGCACCCGAGGCGTATGTCCGTCCGTCGCCCACGTCGGGCACTCTCGGTGGTGTCACCAAGGCGACGCGCGAGACGATCGTGCTCGTCGAGGCCGCCGGCTACGACGTGGTCCTCGTGGAGACGGTCGGCGTCGGGCAGTCGGAGGTCAGCGTCGCCAACATGGTCGACACGTTCACCTTCTTGACGCTGGCCCGTACCGGCGATTCGCTGCAGGGCATCAAGAAGGGTGTGCTCGAGCTCGCAGAGATCGTCGTCGTCAACAAGGCGGACGGCAAGCACATCACCGAAGCACGCGGGGCGGCCCGTGAACTGCGGAACGCACTGAGCTTCATCTACCCGCACGATGCTCTCTGGACACCACCTGTCCTCACGATGAGCGCTATCGAGAAGACCGGCGTCGACGACTTCTGGAGCTCCATCCTCAAGCACCGTGACGTGCTGACTGAGGCCGGCCAGTTCGATCGTCGTCGCGCGACTCAGCAGGTGGACTGGATGTGGACGATGGTCCGTGAGTCGGTGCTCCACCGCATCGAGTCGGCTCCGGACGTTCGTGCCGCCCGCGCCGAGGTCGAAACCGGTGTCCTCGACGGCACTCTGACCCCGACTCTCGCCGCCGAACAGATCGTCCGCGCCGCCGGGTTCTGACAGAGCTTGTCAGCGGACCTGGGCGCGAGAGCGGATCCGTCCGAGGACACCGAGGATCACCACGGTCACGAGCACCAACAGCAAAGTGTTCGCGGCGGCGGTGAACAGCTCACCACGGTCGGACTGCGTGAAGATCGTGACCGGAAGTGTGCGCCATGATCCCGGGTACACCATGATCGTCGCTCCCAGTTCGCCCATGCACAGCGCCAACGACAGCCCGGCCGCGGCGGCGATGGCCGGGGCGAGCAGTGGCAGGGTCACTTGGACCAGGATCCGGGTGCCGGACGCTCCGAGGGAGCCCGCGACCTGGTCGAGCGCCGGGTCGAGCGACTTCGCCGCCGCCGACACCATCGAGAACGCGAACGACAGCACCAGCAACGCCTGCACGAGAATCACGATCGATGCGGTGCCGTTGAGGACGATCGGCGGGCGAGAGAAGGCGATGAGGATCGCGAGGCCGATCACCACCGAGGGCACGGCGACGGGAACGTGATAGGCGGCGTCGAGCAGACTCCGCAGCCGAGGCGGGGCCTTGCGGACCGCCAGCGCCGCCCACGTGCCGACGGCGACGGCGATCGCGGACGCGATGATCGCCGTCTGCACCGACACGGCGACACTCTCGGCGTTCTCGGCCGACAGAACATCGGACACGTGACCGGTCGTCCAGGCAGTCGGCAGAACAGATGTCCACGAATCGGCGAACGCGGTGATGGCGGTGACCGCGATCGGCGCGACGATCAACGCGCCGACGACGAGGAGGAAGATCAGCCAGATGAGTGCTCTCGACGAGCGGCTTCGGACGAGCATGGGTCAGGCTCCCGTCGTGTCGAACCGGCGCACGACGGCCCGGTACAACAGGTAGGCGCTCAGTGAGAGCGCGAGCTGAATGGTCGCCAGCACCGCAGCGGTC
This genomic window from Gordonia sp. PDNC005 contains:
- the meaB gene encoding methylmalonyl Co-A mutase-associated GTPase MeaB; the encoded protein is MSSAAAGRPVDVEALADGVLAGRRADLARAITLVESTRADHREAAQRLLLQLTPHAGKSFRVGITGVPGVGKSTTIEALGMHLISLGHKVAVLAVDPSSTRTRGSILGDKTRMGQLSAAPEAYVRPSPTSGTLGGVTKATRETIVLVEAAGYDVVLVETVGVGQSEVSVANMVDTFTFLTLARTGDSLQGIKKGVLELAEIVVVNKADGKHITEARGAARELRNALSFIYPHDALWTPPVLTMSAIEKTGVDDFWSSILKHRDVLTEAGQFDRRRATQQVDWMWTMVRESVLHRIESAPDVRAARAEVETGVLDGTLTPTLAAEQIVRAAGF
- the scpA gene encoding methylmalonyl-CoA mutase translates to MSDNTIPSFADVELTPAVAEVGSGDALTAPLASAHGYTAEQVTWSTPEQIDVQPVYTRADRDAIARDGGYPLDSIPGETPFIRGPYPTMYVNQPWTVRQYAGFSTAAESNAFYRRNLAAGQKGLSVAFDLATHRGYDSDHPRVAGDVGMAGVAIDSILDMRQLFDGIDLGNVSVSMTMNGAVLPILALYVVAAEEQGVPPEKLAGTIQNDILKEFMVRNTYIYPPAPSMRIISDIFAFTSAKMPKFNSISISGYHIQEAGATADLELAYTLADGVDYIRAGLAAGLDIDKFAPRLSFFWGIGMNFFMEVAKLRAARLLWSELVAEFNPKNAKSLSLRTHSQTSGWSLTAQDVYNNVARTCVEAMAATQGHTQSLHTNALDEAIALPTDFSARIARNTQLLLQQESGTTRPIDPWAGSNYVEWLTHQLAEKARAHIAEVEAAGGMTKAIEEGLPKLRIEEAAARTQARIDSGRQPLIGVNKYKVADDEEIEVLKVENSKVRAEQLAKLEKLRAERDQSAVDAALAELTRAAGESGGGMENNLMALAIDAARHGATGGEISDAMEKVYGRHQAEIKTISGVYRNEAGDAVSNIDDALAVVDEFAEAEGRRPRVLVAKMGQDGHDRGQKVIATAFADLGFDVDVGPLFATPEEVAAQAADNDVHVVGVSSLAAGHLTLVPALREALAQVGREDIMIVVGGVIPPGDFDELYEAGAAAIFPPGTVIADSAVDLIGKLADNLGLELASRSA
- a CDS encoding ABC transporter permease subunit, producing the protein MLVRSRSSRALIWLIFLLVVGALIVAPIAVTAITAFADSWTSVLPTAWTTGHVSDVLSAENAESVAVSVQTAIIASAIAVAVGTWAALAVRKAPPRLRSLLDAAYHVPVAVPSVVIGLAILIAFSRPPIVLNGTASIVILVQALLVLSFAFSMVSAAAKSLDPALDQVAGSLGASGTRILVQVTLPLLAPAIAAAAGLSLALCMGELGATIMVYPGSWRTLPVTIFTQSDRGELFTAAANTLLLVLVTVVILGVLGRIRSRAQVR